From Clostridia bacterium:
CTGTCCGCCGAGGCTACGGCGGAGCTGCTGGTCCTGGTGGAGCGTACCGGGGTGCCGGTGGTAACCAGTCTCATGGGCAAGGGCGTGATTCCGGAGGATCACCCTCTGGCCCTGGGCATGCTGGGGATGCACGGCACCGCTTACGCCAACCTGGCGGTCTCCGAGTGCGACCTGTTGCTGGCTCTGGGGACCCGCTTTTCCGACCGTTCCACCGGTCGGTTTGAAACCTTCGCCCCCCACGCCAAGGTGGTGCACGTGGACATCGACGCGGCGGAGATCGGCAAGAACGTCCGGGTGGACATCGGCGTGGTGGGCGACCTCAAGAGCGTGCTGGAGGCACTTCTGTCCGACCTGGAGAAGGCACCGGAGGTGCAGGCCTGGCAGAGGCAGATAGCCCACTGGCGGGAGGCCTATCCGCTCCGGTATGAATGCCCCGAGGGGGTCATCAAGCCCCAGTTCGTGGTGGAGCAAATCTGCGAACTGACCCGGGGCGAGGCAGTGATTACCACCGACGTGGGACAAAACCAGATGTGGGCGGCCCAGTACTATCGCTGTCGTCGGCCGCGCAGCTTCCTGAGTTCCGGCGGGCTGGGGACTATGGGTTTCGGTCTGCCGGCGGCCATAGGCGCCCAGATCGGCCGGCCGGGGGAGACGGTGATAGACATCGCCGGGGACGGCAGCCTGCAAATGACCGTTCAGGAGCTGGCTACGGTGGCCCAGTACCAGCTGCCCATCAAGATCTGCCTTCTGAACAACGGCTACCTGGGTATGGTGCGGCAGTGGCAGGAGCTGTTCTACGAGCACCGGTACTCCCAGGTGGACATCAGCCAGGGCGGCCCGGACTACGTGAAGCTGGCCGAGGCCTACGGCATTACCGCCCGGCGGGTGACCAGGCCCGAGGAGGTAAGACCGGCCCTGGAGGCGGCCCTGTCCGAGCCAAAGCCCTACCTCCTGGACTTCGTGGTGGATCGCGAGGAAAACGTTTTCCCCATGGTACCGCCCGGCGGCTCGCTGGACCAGATGCTGGGGGGCAAGAGCGTTGAAGCACACGCTAAGCGTACTGGTTGAAAACCGACCGGGTGTGCTGGCCCGCATCGCCGGGCTTTTTAGTCGCCGGGGTTACAACATCGACAGCCTGGCGGTGGGGCGCAGCGAAAACCCGGCCCTGGCCCGCATGACCATTGTGGTCGAGGGTGATGACCGGGTCATCCAGCAGGTGAACAATCAACTGGATAAGCTGATAGAAGTGGTCCAGGTAAGAGACATAACCGGCGAGCCGGTGGTAGAGCGGGAGCTGGTCCTGGTTAAGGTAAAGGCGGACCCGGCTACCCGGGGCGAAATCATCCAGATTGTGGATATTTTTCGGGCCCATATCGTAGATATGGGGCGTAACAGCCTGGTCATCGAGTGCACGGGCGGCGAGGAGAAGATCAACGCCTTTCAGGATGCACTGGAGCCCTTCGGTATCCGCGAGGTAGTGCGCACCGGGAGGGTGGCCATGGTCAGAGGGGCCAGGGATACGGACGAGGAGGAAGAGCATGGCTAAGAGGGTGTACGTATTCGACACCACCCTGCGCGACGGAGCCCAGTCCCCGGGCGTGAGCCTGAACGTGCAGGAAAAACTGGAGATCGCCCGCCAGCTCGCCCGTCTGAACGTGGACGTGATCGAGGCCGGCTTCCCGGCCGCCTCTCCGGGAGAATTCGAGGCGGTCAGGCTGGTGGCGGAGAAGGTGCAGGGCCCGATCGTCGCCGGGCTGGCCCGGGTGGCGCTCTCGGACATCGATACCTGCTGGCAGGCGCTCAAGAACGCGCGCCGGCCGCGCATTCATACTTTCATCGCCACCTCGGACGTGCACATGAAGTACAAGCTGCGCATGACCCGGGAGCAGGTGCTGGAGGCGGTGGACCGGGGAGTGCGCCACGCCAAGAGCTACTGCCAGGACGTGGAGTTCTCTCCCGAAGACGCGTCGCGTAGCGACCTGGACTTCCTGCTGCAGGTGCTCGCCGCGGCCATTGAGGCCGGAGCCACGGTGCTGAACATACCCGACACCGTGGGTTACGCCACCCCGGAGGAGTTCGGCCGCTTCATCCGCGAGATTCACACCCGCCTCCCCTACCGGGACCGGGTGATCCTGAGCGTGCACTGTCACAACGACCTGGGCCTGGCCACGGCCAACTCCCTGGCCGCGGTGCAGAACGGGGCCCAGCAGGTGGAATGCACGGTAAACGGAATCGGCGAGCGGGCCGGCAACACCGCCTTAGAAGAGATCGTCATGGCCCTGTACACCCGGCGGGATATCTACGACGCCGAGACCGCCATCCGGACCGAGGAAATCTACCGCACCAGCCGCCTGGTAGCCAGCCTCAGCGGCATGCCGGTGCAGTACAACAAGGCGGTGGTGGGCCGCAACGCCTTCCAGCACGCCTCGGGTATCCACCAGGACGGGGTGCTGAAGGAGCGCACTACCTACGAAATCATGAACCCGGAAACCATCGGGCTGATAACCGAACACATCGTCTTGGGCAAGTATTCCGGCCGGCACGCCTTCCGGCACCGGCTGGAACAACTCGGTTTCCACCTGGACGAGGAGGAATTGGAAAAGGCCTTCTTCCGCTTCAAGAACCTGGCGGACAAGAAGCGGGAGATTACCGATCGCGACCTGGAGGCCATCGTCAGGCACGAGGTCAAGAGCATCCCGGAGAAGTTCCGGCTGGAGAGCCTGCACATCTCCTCCGGCACCAACGTGGTGCCCACGGCCACCGTGGCCGTGCAGGTGGACGGGATGCTGCGGCAGGAGGCGGCCTGCGGGGAGGGCCCGGTAGACGCCACTTTCAAGGCCATCGACAAGGTCACCGGGGTAGGCGTGGTGCTCCGCAACTACAACCTGAACGCCGTAAGCGGCGGCACCGATGCCATGGGCGAGGTCACGGTGCTGGTGGAGTACCAGGGCCGGGGCTTCCTGGGGCGGGGCCTGAGCATGGACATTATCGAGGCCAGCGCCCGGGCCTACATCAATGCCTTGAACAAGCTGGTGCTGGAGTACGGTGAGGAAGCGATCCTGGGGAAGGCTTCCGACCGGGCCCGGCAGGGAGGCGGTGAGTAGAGGTGCGTCAGACCATCACCGAGAAGATCCTGGCCGCGCACGCCGGCCTGGAAGAAGTCAGGCCGGGACAGCTCATCAACGCCCGGGTGGACGTGGTGCTGGGCAACGACATTACCGCTCCCCTGGCCATCAAGGAGTTCGAGCGCCTGGGCCTGGACCGGGTTTTCGACCCCGAGCGGGTGGTTCTGGTACCGGATCACTTCACTCCCAACAAGGACCTGGCCTCGGCCGAGCAGGCCAAGATCGTGCGGGACTTCGCCCGGCGCTACGGCCTTGCCCACTACTTTGAGGTGGGCCGGGTAGGGATCGAGCACTGCCTGCTGCCGGAGGAAGGCCTGGTGCTTCCGGGGGAGTTGATAGTCGGCGCGGACTCGCACACCTGCACTTACGGCGCCGTGGGTGCCTTTGCCACCGGCGTGGGCAGCACGGATATGGCTGCGGCCATGGCCCTGGGCGAGTGCTGGTTCCGGGTCCCGGAGAGTCTGAAACTGGTATACTACGGCGAACTGCCGCCCTGGGTCGGCGGTAAGGACCTAATCCTCTACACCATCGGCAAGATCGGCGTGGACGGCGCCCGCTACATGGCCATGGAGTTCACCGGCGAGGCCGTATCCCGCCTCTCCATGGCCGGACGGTTCACCATGGCCAACATGGCCATAGAGGCGGGGGCGAAAAACGGTATCTTCGTGCCCGATGCCGCCACCATCAACTATGTGGAAAAGCGGGCCAAGCGGCCCTACCGTCTTTTCACCAGCGATGACGATGCCGAGTACGCCGACGTGATCGAGATCGACGTTCGCGAGCTCGAGCCCCAGGTGGCCTTCCCGTCTTCGCCCCAGAACGCGCGGCCGGTGAGCGAGGCCCTGGGAATCGAAATCGACCAGGTGGTAATAGGTTCCTGCACCAACGGGTGGCTGGAAGATCTGCGCCTGGCCGCCCAGGTACTCAACGGCCACAAGGTGCATCCCAGCGTGCGCTGCATCGTCATACCCGGCACGCCGAAGATCATGCTCCAGGCCCTGAAGGAAGGCTTGATCGAGGTCTTCCTGGAGGCGGGAGCGGCGGTGAGCACCCCCACCTGCGGGCCCTGCCTGGGCGGTCACATGGGCATCCTGGCCGAGGGAGAGAGGGCGGTGGCCACCACCAACCGCAACTTCGTGGGCCGGATGGGCCACGTGCGCAGCGAGGTCTACCTGGCCAATCCGGCGGTGGCCGCGGCCAGCGCGGTACTGGGGCGGATCGCCAGCCCGGAAGAACTGGTATAGGGGGAAGAGGAAATGGAGTTTGAAGGCCGGGCCTGGGTCTTCGGCGACGACGTCGACACGGATCTCATTATTCCCGCCCGCTACCTCAACACCACCGACCCGGCGGTGCTGGCCGCCCACTGCCTGGAGGCGGCCGACCCGGATTTTGCCCGGAAGGTGCAGGCGGGCGACATCCTGGTGGCGGGCAAGAACTTCGGCTGCGGCAGCTCCCGGGAGCACGCCCCGGTGGCCATAAAGGCCGCGGGAGTGGCCTGCGTGGTGGCCCATTCGTTTGCCCGCATCTTCTTCCGCAACGCCATCAATATCGGCCTGCCCATTCTGGAATGTCCGGAGGCCGCCCGGGTCAGGGAAGGAGACGTGCTGAGGATCGAGGCGGACAGCGGGCGCATCACCAATATCACCCGCGGTGAAACCTACCAGGCCGTGCCCTTCCCCGCCTTCATGCAGGAGATCATCCGTGCCGGTGGTCTCATGAACTATGTGGCCGCCCGGCTGGGACGGGATAGCGGGTGAAGAAGGTTTACCTGTACGACACCACCCTCCGGGACGGAAGCCAGGGCGAAGGAGTCAGTTTTTCCCTGGAAGACAAGCTCAAGGTGGCGGCCAAGCTGGACTGGCTGGGCCTTGACTACATCGAAGGCGGCTGGCCCGGGTCCAACCCCAAGGATCAGGAGTTCTTCCGCCGGGCGCGGCGCCAGAGCTGGCGGGCCAAGCTGGCGGCCTTCGGCAGCACCCGGCGGGCCGACCTGCGCCCGGAGAACGACCGCAACCTCCGCGCCCTGGTGGAGGCGGAAACCCCGGTGGTCACCATCGTGGGCAAGAGCTGGGACTTTCACGTGCTCACCGCCCTGGAGACCTCCCTGGCGGAAAATCTGAGCATGATCCGGGAGAGCGTGGCCTACCTTAAGAGCCACGGCCTGGAGGTCATATACGACGCCGAGCACTTCTTCGACGGCTACCGCGCCAGCCCGGACTACGCCCTGGCCACGGTGCGGGCGGCGGCTGAGGCCGGGGCGGACTGGGTGGTGCTCTGCGACACCAACGGCGGCTCGCTCCCCCACCAGGTAGAGGAGATCGTGCGGGAGGTAAGGCGGGCCCTGGCGGTGCGGATCGGGGTGCATGCCCACAACGACAGCGAGGTGGCGGTGGCCAACAGCCTGGCGGCGGTGCAGGCAGGGGCCGAGCAGGTACAGGGCACCGTCAACGGCCTGGGAGAGCGTTGCGGCAACGCCAATCTCTGCTCGGTCATCCCCAATCT
This genomic window contains:
- the ilvB gene encoding biosynthetic-type acetolactate synthase large subunit, with translation MTLAARNLPLTEEQPSFQASGAEIVIRALEEEGVDTVFGYPGGAVLPLYDALYFSKVRHILVRHEQGAAHAADGYARATGKVGVCFATSGPGATNLVTGLANAYMDSIPLVAFTGQVSLELLGRDSFQEADTTGITMPITKHNFLVKRPEDLAVTVHKAFYLARTGRPGPVLIDLPKDVTARVITYSNSCREVDIPGYHPRVTPEAGAVARVVEALSRARRPVIYAGGGVLSAEATAELLVLVERTGVPVVTSLMGKGVIPEDHPLALGMLGMHGTAYANLAVSECDLLLALGTRFSDRSTGRFETFAPHAKVVHVDIDAAEIGKNVRVDIGVVGDLKSVLEALLSDLEKAPEVQAWQRQIAHWREAYPLRYECPEGVIKPQFVVEQICELTRGEAVITTDVGQNQMWAAQYYRCRRPRSFLSSGGLGTMGFGLPAAIGAQIGRPGETVIDIAGDGSLQMTVQELATVAQYQLPIKICLLNNGYLGMVRQWQELFYEHRYSQVDISQGGPDYVKLAEAYGITARRVTRPEEVRPALEAALSEPKPYLLDFVVDREENVFPMVPPGGSLDQMLGGKSVEAHAKRTG
- the ilvN gene encoding acetolactate synthase small subunit — protein: MKHTLSVLVENRPGVLARIAGLFSRRGYNIDSLAVGRSENPALARMTIVVEGDDRVIQQVNNQLDKLIEVVQVRDITGEPVVERELVLVKVKADPATRGEIIQIVDIFRAHIVDMGRNSLVIECTGGEEKINAFQDALEPFGIREVVRTGRVAMVRGARDTDEEEEHG
- a CDS encoding 2-isopropylmalate synthase yields the protein MAKRVYVFDTTLRDGAQSPGVSLNVQEKLEIARQLARLNVDVIEAGFPAASPGEFEAVRLVAEKVQGPIVAGLARVALSDIDTCWQALKNARRPRIHTFIATSDVHMKYKLRMTREQVLEAVDRGVRHAKSYCQDVEFSPEDASRSDLDFLLQVLAAAIEAGATVLNIPDTVGYATPEEFGRFIREIHTRLPYRDRVILSVHCHNDLGLATANSLAAVQNGAQQVECTVNGIGERAGNTALEEIVMALYTRRDIYDAETAIRTEEIYRTSRLVASLSGMPVQYNKAVVGRNAFQHASGIHQDGVLKERTTYEIMNPETIGLITEHIVLGKYSGRHAFRHRLEQLGFHLDEEELEKAFFRFKNLADKKREITDRDLEAIVRHEVKSIPEKFRLESLHISSGTNVVPTATVAVQVDGMLRQEAACGEGPVDATFKAIDKVTGVGVVLRNYNLNAVSGGTDAMGEVTVLVEYQGRGFLGRGLSMDIIEASARAYINALNKLVLEYGEEAILGKASDRARQGGGE
- the leuC gene encoding 3-isopropylmalate dehydratase large subunit, with protein sequence MRQTITEKILAAHAGLEEVRPGQLINARVDVVLGNDITAPLAIKEFERLGLDRVFDPERVVLVPDHFTPNKDLASAEQAKIVRDFARRYGLAHYFEVGRVGIEHCLLPEEGLVLPGELIVGADSHTCTYGAVGAFATGVGSTDMAAAMALGECWFRVPESLKLVYYGELPPWVGGKDLILYTIGKIGVDGARYMAMEFTGEAVSRLSMAGRFTMANMAIEAGAKNGIFVPDAATINYVEKRAKRPYRLFTSDDDAEYADVIEIDVRELEPQVAFPSSPQNARPVSEALGIEIDQVVIGSCTNGWLEDLRLAAQVLNGHKVHPSVRCIVIPGTPKIMLQALKEGLIEVFLEAGAAVSTPTCGPCLGGHMGILAEGERAVATTNRNFVGRMGHVRSEVYLANPAVAAASAVLGRIASPEELV
- a CDS encoding 3-isopropylmalate dehydratase small subunit; translation: MEFEGRAWVFGDDVDTDLIIPARYLNTTDPAVLAAHCLEAADPDFARKVQAGDILVAGKNFGCGSSREHAPVAIKAAGVACVVAHSFARIFFRNAINIGLPILECPEAARVREGDVLRIEADSGRITNITRGETYQAVPFPAFMQEIIRAGGLMNYVAARLGRDSG